CGGTGGCCTGCGGCCGGATGAGCGAACCGCCCCAGTTGAGGCCCTTGCCCGTGAGCACACCGCAGAAATCGCTCTTGAGCCGCTTGTATTGGCCGAACAGGTAACCGATCTCCCGGCCGCCCACGCCGATATCGCCCGCGGGAACGTCCATGTCCGGACCGATATGCCGGAACAGCTCGGTCATAAAGCTCTGGCAGAAGCGCATCACCTCGCTGTTGGACTTGCCCTTCGGGTCGAAATCGGAGCCGCCTTTGGCGCCGCCCATTGGGAGCGTGGTCAGCGAGTTCTTGAAGATCTGTTCAAAGGCGAGGAACTTGAGGATGCCGAGGTTGACGCTCGGGTGAAAGCGCAGCCCGCCCTTGTAGGGGCCGATGGCGCTGTTGAACTGCACGCGGAAACCGCGGTTGACCTGCATCCGGCCGGCGTCATCCTGCCAGGCAACGCGGAAAATGATCTGCCGCTCCGGCTCCACGATCCGCTCGAGGATTTGCGCCTCGCGGTATTTGCCATGCCGTTCGATGACGGGGCCAAGCGACTCAAGCACCTCCCGCGCGGCTTGAAGAAACTCGGGTTCGCCGGCGTTGCGGCGGGATACTCCCTCCAGGACTTCCGCAGTATAAGTGCTCATTTGTCAGGATTCTCAAAGGGCATCAATGCCAGGCCGGTAATTTATAGCGGCAAACTCCAAAGGTGCAAGTTCGGCCGCCGGTGGCAAGGCGCCATCGGCTGCTTTGATCCCGGCACTGGTGCTACTTGTCGGCGGCTTCGAACGTTGCCACGATTGGCCGGTGGTCCGAGCCGACGCCCCAGTTGGCAAGGGCCAGCACGCAGGTGCCGCCGGGGACCCATTCGCGCGCCATCCCGGGACTGAGGAGCAGGAAATCAATGCGGCTGTAAGCGTCCTCCCTTCCGTAATAATGAGTCCACGTGATGTTGCGCGGGTCCCAGGCGGGGTTTGTGCTTGGGGCATCATCGCCGTTGCGTTCGGCGGGGCGAGTGTCCGTCAGCTTGTACTTGCCTCGGCCAATGACTGCCCTGGTGGGGGCGGCGTCCTTGTGGTCGTTGAAGTCGCCGAGGACCACCAGGTTGGCGTTCGGGTTGGCGGCAAACCGGGCGTCCACCTTCTCGCGCAGCAACTTGGCTTCTTCCAGGCGCAGTTCGGCCTCGTCGGCCTGGGCGATGGGCCGTTTGGACTTGAGGTGCGCGGCGATGAGGGTGAATGAGTAATTCGGGTTCACCGCGATGTCCACCTCGGCAAAGCCGCGGCTGACGTGAAACCGGCGCCCGCTCAACAGGAAGTTGTCGTTCGTATGCGAGCGGCGGGCGCTGAACGGGAACTTGCTCAGGACCGCGACGTGGACGTTGGTGTCGAAGCCGGCGACGTGTTCCCAATAGGGGAGGTCGAGGCCCTCGGCCTTGAGCGAGTCGCGGAGCTCAATCAGCGCGCTGATTGAGCCCATCTCCTGCAGGGCGAGCACATCGGGGCTGAGGGCGCGGATGCTCTCGCGGATCTTGGCCTTCGCCTCGGCGGATTTGACATAGCGGGTCTCCGTGGCTGCATCGAGATAATTCTCCACATTGTAGGTGGCGACGCGGAACGTCTCCGCGCCGGCGAACCGGGCGGCCGGCAGCAGGGCCAGCAAAGTGATTACGGGGGGAAGCAGGCGTGCGGGTATTTTCATACCGGCGGTAATATTCGGAGGTCCGGCTCAAGTCAAAGGAGTTTTTGGGGCAAAACCTTTTGCAAAACATCGCTTCACTGTTACGTTGCGAATATGTTCAAGCCGAGTGAGAACAAATCGGGCCGTCTGCGTCGCCGTCCGGCCACCGCGAAGGGGCGGCACGCGAGCCGGGGCAACGGAACGGCGCGGGTCAGCGTGGAGCGCGGGCGCGCCACCCTGGAGCCGCTGCATGACAAGCAGAGCGAGCGCGACCACCGCGAGTTGCGCATTGACAAGGTGGGAGTGCGGGGGTTGCGTTTCCCCATCCAGGTGCGGGACAAGGCGCGCGCGGTGCAGAACACGGTCGCCACGATCGGCATGTTTGTGGATTTGCCCATGGAATTCAAAGGCACCCACATGAGCCGCTTCCTCGAGGTGCTCAACGCGCATGGCAACATCATCCACGTCGAGAACATCAGCGACATCCTTCACGCGCTGCAGGAGAAGTTTCACGCAGCGACCTCGCATTTGGAGATCGAATTCCCCTATTTCATGGTGAAGCGGGCGCCGGTGACGGGAAAGGAAAGCGTCATGGATTACCGGGCGCGTTTCGATGCGGCGGCGAGCCACAGGGAGATCGAGTTTCTGCTGACGGTGAAAGCGAATGTAACCACCCTTTGCCCGTGCTCGAAGGCCATTGCCGCCTACGGCGCGCACAACCAGCGGAGCGAGGTTACCGTGCAAATTCGCTCCCGCAAATCCGTGTGGATTGAGGATGTGATCGCCATTATCGAGGGCTCCGCCAGCTCGGAGCTGTATGCGCTGTTAAAGCGGCAGGACGAAAAGGCGGTTACGGAACGGGCTTATGACAATCCGGTGTTTGTGGAAGACCTGGTGCGCAACGTGGTTGTCCGGCTCAAGGCTCACCCGGATGTGACCTGGTACAAGGTCGAGGCGGAGAACCAGGAGAGCATCCATAACCACAATGCCTACGCCTGTATCGAGAAGCACTGACCGGCTGCCCCGATGACGCCGCCCGGGCCGGGGGGCGGGCGGGGCCGGCGTGGGTGCAAATTCCTGAAGATTGTTGTGGAACTTCTGCGTTCCTTTGATACATTCCCACGCTTTCAACCGGACCCGCAAAGTTCGGGATGAGAGTTTGCAGAGCCATTTGACCGATCGGAAAGAACCGAGCAGTTTGAGTTGTGAGTGCGAAGAAGAAGAAGAAGATCAGCAAAGTGAAGCGGTCGTCCAAGCCGCACGGCTTGGCCACCGCCGCGGCCATTCTTGGCCGCCCGATCGTGAAGTCGAAGAGTAACGGCAGGGCGAAGGTCAAGGCGCAGTGGGCCAAGTACTACAGTAGGCTGCTGGAGTTGCGCGATCAGCTGACGCGGCAGATGGATGGGCTGGCCAAAGAGTCCGCCCAGGAGATGCCCGGCTACAGCCTGCACATGGCGGATTCCGGCACCGATAATTTCGACCGAGATTTCGCTTTGAGCCTGCTTTCCGCCGACCAGGACGCGATGTACGAGATTGAGGAGGCGCTCAAGCGGATCGAGAAGAACACCTACGGCATTTGTGAGCTTACGGGCAAGCCGATCCCCCGGAAGCGTTTGGAGGCCATCCCCTGGACGCGGTTTACCGTGCAGGCCCAGGCGCAGTTGGAGCGCGAAGGCGCCTTGCGGCAACGCCGCCTGGGAGCGCTCGGGACCGTGGATGCCGTCGGCTTGGCCGAAGTTGAACCTGAGGAAGATGAGGCTGAAGAGAAGCCTAAAGAGAAAGAATCGTAATGCCCCGCGAAATCATCACCATCGAATGC
The sequence above is a segment of the Candidatus Paceibacterota bacterium genome. Coding sequences within it:
- the folE2 gene encoding GTP cyclohydrolase FolE2; the protein is MFKPSENKSGRLRRRPATAKGRHASRGNGTARVSVERGRATLEPLHDKQSERDHRELRIDKVGVRGLRFPIQVRDKARAVQNTVATIGMFVDLPMEFKGTHMSRFLEVLNAHGNIIHVENISDILHALQEKFHAATSHLEIEFPYFMVKRAPVTGKESVMDYRARFDAAASHREIEFLLTVKANVTTLCPCSKAIAAYGAHNQRSEVTVQIRSRKSVWIEDVIAIIEGSASSELYALLKRQDEKAVTERAYDNPVFVEDLVRNVVVRLKAHPDVTWYKVEAENQESIHNHNAYACIEKH
- a CDS encoding TraR/DksA C4-type zinc finger protein, which produces MSAKKKKKISKVKRSSKPHGLATAAAILGRPIVKSKSNGRAKVKAQWAKYYSRLLELRDQLTRQMDGLAKESAQEMPGYSLHMADSGTDNFDRDFALSLLSADQDAMYEIEEALKRIEKNTYGICELTGKPIPRKRLEAIPWTRFTVQAQAQLEREGALRQRRLGALGTVDAVGLAEVEPEEDEAEEKPKEKES
- a CDS encoding endonuclease/exonuclease/phosphatase family protein; this translates as MKIPARLLPPVITLLALLPAARFAGAETFRVATYNVENYLDAATETRYVKSAEAKAKIRESIRALSPDVLALQEMGSISALIELRDSLKAEGLDLPYWEHVAGFDTNVHVAVLSKFPFSARRSHTNDNFLLSGRRFHVSRGFAEVDIAVNPNYSFTLIAAHLKSKRPIAQADEAELRLEEAKLLREKVDARFAANPNANLVVLGDFNDHKDAAPTRAVIGRGKYKLTDTRPAERNGDDAPSTNPAWDPRNITWTHYYGREDAYSRIDFLLLSPGMAREWVPGGTCVLALANWGVGSDHRPIVATFEAADK